From Mytilus edulis chromosome 9, xbMytEdul2.2, whole genome shotgun sequence, the proteins below share one genomic window:
- the LOC139488511 gene encoding beta-1,3-galactosyltransferase brn-like isoform X2 yields MQICDRKTLHYIGKKWPWMICTLLVLLVLRRWSTGEKIYFFQFTYPLHNLIDVVEEIATTGRTTENPLNNVTKHYVIKKDPFPKNCGSESCESFDIVFIVKSFVGNFGQRVAIRNTWGSKKNPRVKTLFVLGYLESFQPFVDFEYEKYGDILQFGFKDTYDSLVYKTIIPIDWLVKRNINTKYVHFLDDDRLVNTRRVLQFANDNIETTEKKIIGHKMIVSRPYRDKSSKWFTSLEEYPFDYWPQYLIGGTLLTNMKVVKSLAYSIPFTRIIRMEDAFIGILSKLLKINVVHNCGFMSYYTSGSDLKDKLSSPDYKSYNSLIEGWKQLQS; encoded by the exons ATGCAGATTTGTGACAGAAAAACATTACATTACAT AGGCAAGAAATGGCCATGGATGATTTGCACTCTGCTTGTGTTGCTGGTGTTGAGGAGATGGTCAACCGGAGAAAAGATTTACTTTTTTCAGTTTACATACCCATTACATAATTTAATTGATGTTGTTGAAGAAATCGCAACTACTGGTCGGACAACAGAAAATCCATTGAACAATGTTACTAAGCATTATGTCATTAAAAAAGATCCGTTCCCAAAGAACTGTGGCAGTGAATCGTGTGAAAGTTTCGATATAGTTTTTATTGTCAAGTCATTTGTGGGCAATTTTGGCCAGAGGGTCGCCATTCGGAACACTTGGGGATCAAAGAAAAATCCTCGTGTGAAAACGTTGTTCGTTTTAGGATATCTAGAAAGTTTTCAACCGTTCGTTgattttgaatatgaaaaatatggCGATATTCTCCAGTTTGGATTCAAGGATACATACGATAGTCTAGTATATAAAACGATTATTCCTATCGATTGGTTAGTGAAGCGTAATATTAACACTAAATATGTACATTTTCTAGATGATGATCGTCTAGTTAACACCCGGCGTGTGCTTCAGTTTGCCAATGATAATATTGAAACTACAGAAAAAAAGATCATTGGACACAAAATGATAGTTTCAAGACCGTACAGAGACAAATCTTCAAAATGGTTTACGAGTTTAGAAGAATATCCTTTTGATTATTGGCCCCAATATTTAATCGGAGGAACACTATTAACGAATATGAAAGTAGTCAAAAGTCTTGCTTATTCCATTCCTTTCACAAGAATTATCCGAATGGAAGATGCTTTCATAGGAATCCTTTCTAAGCTACTTAAGATAAACGTTGTACATAATTGTGGCTTTATGTCATATTATACTTCCGGTTCTGATTTGAAAGATAAACTATCAAGTCCAGACTATAAATCTTATAATTCATTAATCGAAGGCTGgaaacaactacaaagttga
- the LOC139488511 gene encoding beta-1,3-galactosyltransferase brn-like isoform X1: MQICDRKTLHYMSRFPRRCTLRCVHNYVFVIAIHVHELTRGKKWPWMICTLLVLLVLRRWSTGEKIYFFQFTYPLHNLIDVVEEIATTGRTTENPLNNVTKHYVIKKDPFPKNCGSESCESFDIVFIVKSFVGNFGQRVAIRNTWGSKKNPRVKTLFVLGYLESFQPFVDFEYEKYGDILQFGFKDTYDSLVYKTIIPIDWLVKRNINTKYVHFLDDDRLVNTRRVLQFANDNIETTEKKIIGHKMIVSRPYRDKSSKWFTSLEEYPFDYWPQYLIGGTLLTNMKVVKSLAYSIPFTRIIRMEDAFIGILSKLLKINVVHNCGFMSYYTSGSDLKDKLSSPDYKSYNSLIEGWKQLQS; this comes from the exons ATGCAGATTTGTGACAGAAAAACATTACATTACAT GTCTAGATTTCCTCGGCGCTGTACATTGCGATGTGTCCATAACTATGTCTTCGTGATCGCTATACATGTTCATGAACTTACCAG AGGCAAGAAATGGCCATGGATGATTTGCACTCTGCTTGTGTTGCTGGTGTTGAGGAGATGGTCAACCGGAGAAAAGATTTACTTTTTTCAGTTTACATACCCATTACATAATTTAATTGATGTTGTTGAAGAAATCGCAACTACTGGTCGGACAACAGAAAATCCATTGAACAATGTTACTAAGCATTATGTCATTAAAAAAGATCCGTTCCCAAAGAACTGTGGCAGTGAATCGTGTGAAAGTTTCGATATAGTTTTTATTGTCAAGTCATTTGTGGGCAATTTTGGCCAGAGGGTCGCCATTCGGAACACTTGGGGATCAAAGAAAAATCCTCGTGTGAAAACGTTGTTCGTTTTAGGATATCTAGAAAGTTTTCAACCGTTCGTTgattttgaatatgaaaaatatggCGATATTCTCCAGTTTGGATTCAAGGATACATACGATAGTCTAGTATATAAAACGATTATTCCTATCGATTGGTTAGTGAAGCGTAATATTAACACTAAATATGTACATTTTCTAGATGATGATCGTCTAGTTAACACCCGGCGTGTGCTTCAGTTTGCCAATGATAATATTGAAACTACAGAAAAAAAGATCATTGGACACAAAATGATAGTTTCAAGACCGTACAGAGACAAATCTTCAAAATGGTTTACGAGTTTAGAAGAATATCCTTTTGATTATTGGCCCCAATATTTAATCGGAGGAACACTATTAACGAATATGAAAGTAGTCAAAAGTCTTGCTTATTCCATTCCTTTCACAAGAATTATCCGAATGGAAGATGCTTTCATAGGAATCCTTTCTAAGCTACTTAAGATAAACGTTGTACATAATTGTGGCTTTATGTCATATTATACTTCCGGTTCTGATTTGAAAGATAAACTATCAAGTCCAGACTATAAATCTTATAATTCATTAATCGAAGGCTGgaaacaactacaaagttga